One region of Lysobacter silvisoli genomic DNA includes:
- a CDS encoding YcgL domain-containing protein, which translates to MQAYVYKSLRKDDTYVFLAARDEFALLPEPLRAQLGGLQFVLELALTPERQLARGDAAVVRENLSSRGFHIQFPPRIGEVRTDG; encoded by the coding sequence ATGCAAGCCTACGTCTACAAGAGCCTCCGCAAGGACGACACCTATGTCTTCCTGGCCGCGCGCGACGAGTTCGCGCTGCTGCCCGAACCCCTGCGCGCCCAGCTCGGGGGGCTGCAGTTCGTGCTGGAGCTGGCGCTGACGCCCGAGCGCCAGTTGGCCCGGGGCGATGCCGCGGTGGTGCGCGAGAACCTGTCCTCGCGCGGTTTCCATATTCAGTTCCCGCCCCGGATCGGCGAAGTGCGGACCGATGGCTGA
- the cydB gene encoding cytochrome d ubiquinol oxidase subunit II, whose amino-acid sequence MEYWLPIVWFGVIGFGVLMYVLLDGFVLGLGILAPFAEDEGQLDHMMNTAAPIWDGNETWLVLGGAGLLAAFPKVYAVVLSALYLPVLLMLIALVFRGVAFEFRFKAHRAKPAWGAAFALGSLFAAFAQGVILGAIVEGMPLQEGKYVGGAFEWFSPFSMLTGAAVVFGYALLGSTWLILKTEGRMQQVARTLTRPLVLVVVVFMGLVSAWLPFLDSRIMARWFEGANFLWLSPVPLLVAANAFALWRAAMRKDRDAAPFVLTLCFFVLGFAGLVLGIWPNIVPPDLTIWEAASPPSSQGFVLTGLVVLLPAILGYTYWSYSVFKGKIAADVGYH is encoded by the coding sequence ATGGAATACTGGCTGCCAATCGTATGGTTCGGGGTGATCGGCTTCGGCGTGCTGATGTACGTGCTGCTGGACGGCTTCGTGCTCGGCCTGGGCATCCTGGCGCCGTTCGCCGAGGACGAGGGCCAGCTCGATCACATGATGAACACCGCCGCGCCGATCTGGGACGGCAACGAGACCTGGCTGGTGCTGGGCGGCGCCGGCCTGCTGGCGGCGTTCCCCAAGGTCTATGCGGTGGTGCTGTCGGCGCTGTACCTGCCGGTGCTGCTGATGCTGATCGCGCTGGTGTTCCGCGGCGTGGCCTTCGAATTCCGCTTCAAGGCCCACCGAGCCAAGCCCGCCTGGGGCGCGGCGTTCGCGCTGGGCTCGCTGTTCGCGGCCTTCGCCCAGGGCGTGATCCTGGGCGCGATCGTCGAAGGCATGCCGCTGCAGGAAGGCAAGTACGTGGGCGGCGCGTTCGAATGGTTCAGCCCGTTCTCGATGCTGACCGGCGCGGCGGTGGTGTTCGGCTATGCGTTGCTGGGTTCGACCTGGCTGATCCTGAAGACCGAGGGCCGCATGCAGCAGGTGGCGCGCACGCTGACGCGGCCGCTGGTGCTGGTGGTGGTGGTGTTCATGGGCCTGGTCAGCGCGTGGCTGCCGTTCCTGGACTCGCGGATCATGGCGCGCTGGTTCGAGGGCGCGAATTTCCTGTGGCTGTCGCCGGTGCCGCTGCTGGTGGCGGCCAACGCGTTCGCGTTGTGGCGGGCGGCGATGCGCAAGGATCGCGATGCGGCGCCGTTCGTGCTGACGCTGTGCTTCTTCGTGCTCGGCTTCGCTGGCTTGGTGCTGGGGATCTGGCCGAACATCGTGCCGCCGGATCTGACGATCTGGGAAGCAGCCTCGCCGCCGTCGTCGCAGGGTTTCGTGCTGACGGGACTGGTGGTGTTGCTGCCGGCGATCCTGGGCTACACCTACTGGTCGTACAGCGTATTCAAGGGCAAGATTGCGGCCGACGTGGGCTACCACTGA